In Planctomycetaceae bacterium, a single genomic region encodes these proteins:
- a CDS encoding FAD/NAD(P)-binding protein, translating to MTHITNAASANPWLASLVRIRQVVSETPGVATYSLVFDDEHRGAEYSFRPGQFNMLYLPGVGEVAISISGDPADRSAVPHTIRQAGNVTRALASLSDGAGIGLRGPFGSSWPMEQCLGKDVIVVAGGIGLAPLRSAILELLAERSRFGRLSLLYGARMPQDLLYAGEYDDWRSRGFDVHITVDRGPIGYNGHVGVVTQLLDRLPLNRPSDTLLLTCGPEVMMWYTIQSAIRRGLSSDAIYVSLERNMNCAVGLCGHCQLGPEFLCKDGPVFPYDRVASILKVHDL from the coding sequence ATGACGCACATTACCAACGCCGCGTCGGCAAACCCGTGGCTGGCTTCCCTGGTGCGAATTCGCCAGGTGGTTTCTGAAACGCCGGGAGTCGCCACGTACAGCCTGGTCTTCGACGACGAACACCGCGGGGCGGAGTATTCGTTTCGTCCGGGGCAGTTCAACATGCTGTATCTGCCGGGAGTCGGAGAGGTTGCGATTTCGATCAGCGGTGATCCGGCGGATCGGTCCGCGGTACCTCACACGATTCGCCAGGCCGGCAACGTGACTCGCGCACTGGCGTCGCTGAGTGACGGTGCCGGCATCGGTCTTCGCGGCCCGTTTGGTTCGAGCTGGCCGATGGAACAATGTCTCGGGAAGGATGTGATCGTGGTTGCCGGCGGTATCGGTCTGGCTCCGCTGCGTTCGGCGATTCTGGAGTTGCTCGCCGAACGAAGCCGGTTCGGCCGACTGTCGCTGCTGTATGGTGCTCGCATGCCGCAGGATCTGTTGTACGCCGGGGAATACGACGACTGGCGTTCGCGCGGGTTCGACGTTCACATTACCGTCGACCGCGGGCCGATCGGGTACAACGGGCATGTCGGTGTCGTCACGCAGTTGCTCGATCGATTGCCGCTGAATCGCCCTTCCGACACGCTGCTGCTGACATGCGGGCCGGAAGTCATGATGTGGTACACGATCCAGTCGGCCATTCGTCGCGGTTTGTCGTCCGATGCGATCTACGTGTCTCTGGAACGGAACATGAACTGTGCCGTCGGTCTGTGCGGGCATTGTCAGCTTGGTCCGGAGTTCCTGTGCAAGGACGGCCCGGTGTTTCCCTACGACCGTGTGGCTTCCATTCTAAAAGTGCATGACCTGTGA
- a CDS encoding DUF1080 domain-containing protein, with protein sequence MSQLQKTRRQFIRTTGTAAAALTLAGRLAPGVFASITAQDDDGWVSLFDGRTLNGWHRNPERIGHGTGGHWAVEDGVIAGEQDPPGSGNGGILLTDQKFGDFELLIDMKPDWGVCSGLFLRANDKGQCLQVMVDYHDNGNVGHLYGEGVGGFNTRCFDINGKYDGDKLVGLQTAKEVSASDVGAVSSCLPAEWLKAWNVTDWNTAKVRCVGADPKITTWINGVKVCEFDGATSTNEGYNKAKEQIRRDLGTEGSIAVQVHGGTGWPKGAKCRWKNIKIRKIDANA encoded by the coding sequence ATGTCACAGCTTCAGAAAACTCGACGTCAGTTCATTCGAACAACCGGAACCGCGGCGGCCGCGCTGACTTTGGCGGGACGTCTGGCTCCGGGCGTCTTCGCGTCGATTACCGCGCAGGACGACGACGGCTGGGTATCGCTGTTCGACGGCAGGACGCTGAACGGTTGGCACAGGAATCCCGAACGTATCGGCCACGGAACCGGTGGTCACTGGGCCGTCGAAGACGGAGTGATTGCCGGTGAGCAGGATCCGCCGGGTTCCGGCAACGGAGGAATCCTGCTGACCGATCAAAAGTTCGGCGACTTTGAACTGCTGATCGACATGAAGCCGGATTGGGGCGTGTGTTCCGGGCTGTTCCTGCGCGCCAACGACAAGGGGCAGTGTCTGCAGGTGATGGTTGACTACCACGACAATGGAAATGTCGGCCATCTGTACGGCGAAGGTGTGGGAGGATTCAACACGCGGTGCTTCGACATCAACGGCAAATACGACGGTGATAAGCTTGTCGGCCTGCAGACCGCGAAGGAAGTGTCCGCGTCGGACGTCGGAGCGGTCTCATCGTGTCTGCCCGCCGAATGGCTCAAAGCGTGGAACGTCACCGACTGGAACACCGCCAAAGTTCGCTGCGTCGGCGCGGATCCGAAAATCACAACGTGGATCAACGGCGTCAAAGTCTGCGAATTTGATGGTGCGACCTCCACCAATGAAGGCTACAACAAGGCCAAAGAACAAATTCGCCGGGATCTGGGCACGGAAGGCAGCATTGCCGTTCAGGTTCATGGCGGAACAGGCTGGCCAAAGGGCGCCAAATGCCGCTGGAAGAACATCAAGATTCGAAAAATCGACGCAAATGCCTGA
- a CDS encoding hydrogenase maturation nickel metallochaperone HypA — translation MSLVRSLLTQVEQLRLQHGAATVTRIEVELGPLSGVEPLLVSDAFERLVPATNSPGAELAIREVPLGGICRDCGNDFVVESFRFECPGCGSRSVQVSRGDEFRLLNVTLDGSSDANHDHARNEVDAPVASQAIQ, via the coding sequence ATGTCTCTGGTGCGATCGCTGCTGACGCAGGTTGAACAGCTGCGACTGCAGCACGGCGCGGCGACGGTGACTCGCATTGAAGTCGAGCTCGGCCCGCTTAGCGGCGTCGAACCATTGCTGGTCAGCGACGCCTTTGAACGGCTTGTTCCGGCAACGAACAGTCCCGGCGCGGAGCTGGCAATCCGGGAGGTGCCGCTTGGTGGAATCTGTCGTGACTGCGGGAATGACTTCGTCGTCGAGTCGTTTCGTTTCGAATGTCCCGGCTGCGGGTCGCGATCGGTTCAGGTGTCGCGGGGTGACGAATTCCGTCTGCTGAATGTGACCCTGGACGGTTCTTCGGACGCTAATCACGATCACGCTCGAAACGAAGTCGACGCGCCCGTAGCGAGCCAGGCGATTCAGTAA
- a CDS encoding AAA family ATPase, whose product MGTVQNQLIDGLTNPAVLPYPCNRVELVETHISWVLLTGQRAYKIKKPVDFGFVDFTTLERRRHFCEEEIRLNRRLAPDLYLGVVPVTGTIDQPRIGGDGPVIDYAVEMKQFDQQQLLSHLPLHVLSPSHIDNLADQCADFHQLAHVADATSRYGRPGQIMQPVRDNFELLCHADQSIHDLVETLRDHAEHEFRQLLPVFSDRKQSGMIRECHGDLHLGNMFLQDDRVTVFDAIDFNDDLRRIDIICDIAFAVMDFEDRGCPEIAARFLNRWLERTGDYAGLKVLPFYAAYRATVRAKIDAIRIHQPDLTQSDQRHLSNDCRGYLELARRFTRNRPLALMITSGPSGSGKTTVTQKLIDESGLIRVRSDTERKRLHGMALEEHSRAEQKATMYSADARAETYDRLAELARTVIDAGFPVVVDATFLQRHQREEFARLAGLLNVPFLIIRCDADADELRKRVEYRQHHQHDASEADVQVLEAQLADAEPLTSFEQAHCVDSSSDDFADRVHRFIATSGTSLA is encoded by the coding sequence ATGGGCACCGTTCAGAATCAACTGATCGACGGCCTGACAAACCCCGCAGTGCTGCCGTATCCGTGCAACCGCGTCGAGCTTGTAGAAACTCACATTTCCTGGGTACTGCTGACGGGGCAGCGAGCCTACAAAATTAAGAAACCGGTCGACTTTGGCTTTGTCGATTTCACCACGCTGGAGCGTCGCCGGCATTTCTGTGAGGAAGAAATCCGCCTGAACCGCCGCCTGGCACCGGATCTGTATCTGGGTGTCGTCCCTGTGACCGGAACGATCGATCAACCGCGGATCGGCGGCGATGGTCCGGTGATTGACTACGCCGTGGAAATGAAGCAGTTCGACCAGCAACAGTTGCTCAGCCACCTGCCGCTGCACGTACTTTCGCCGTCGCACATTGACAATCTTGCCGATCAGTGTGCGGACTTTCATCAACTTGCACATGTCGCGGATGCGACGTCGCGGTACGGCCGGCCGGGGCAGATCATGCAGCCGGTTCGTGACAACTTCGAACTGCTGTGTCACGCCGATCAGTCCATTCACGATCTGGTGGAGACTCTGCGAGATCATGCCGAACACGAATTCCGTCAGCTTCTGCCGGTCTTCAGTGACAGGAAGCAAAGCGGCATGATTCGTGAATGCCACGGCGATCTGCACCTGGGGAACATGTTTCTGCAGGACGACCGCGTCACAGTCTTCGACGCGATCGATTTCAACGATGACCTCCGTCGAATCGACATCATCTGCGATATTGCCTTCGCTGTGATGGATTTCGAAGACCGCGGCTGTCCGGAGATCGCCGCACGTTTTCTGAATCGCTGGCTGGAACGAACGGGCGACTACGCCGGCCTGAAAGTGCTGCCGTTCTACGCGGCCTACCGTGCCACCGTGCGAGCGAAAATCGACGCCATTCGAATCCACCAGCCGGACCTGACTCAATCGGACCAGCGACATCTTTCGAACGACTGTCGAGGCTACCTGGAACTCGCCCGCCGCTTCACACGGAACCGTCCGCTCGCGCTGATGATCACCAGCGGACCGTCCGGCAGCGGCAAGACAACGGTGACTCAGAAGCTCATCGATGAATCCGGCCTGATTCGCGTTCGCTCCGACACGGAACGAAAACGTCTGCACGGAATGGCCCTGGAAGAACATTCCCGCGCCGAACAGAAGGCGACGATGTACTCCGCCGATGCCAGAGCCGAAACCTACGACCGTCTGGCCGAACTTGCCCGAACGGTGATCGACGCCGGCTTTCCCGTCGTTGTCGACGCCACGTTCCTGCAGCGCCACCAGCGCGAAGAGTTCGCTCGGCTGGCCGGTCTGCTGAACGTCCCGTTTCTGATCATTCGCTGCGACGCCGACGCTGACGAACTTCGAAAGCGAGTCGAATATCGCCAACATCACCAGCATGACGCGTCGGAAGCGGACGTCCAGGTGCTGGAAGCCCAGTTGGCCGACGCCGAGCCGCTGACGTCATTCGAACAGGCACACTGCGTCGACAGCAGCTCCGATGATTTCGCGGACAGAGTCCACAGGTTCATCGCCACATCAGGCACCAGCCTCGCGTGA
- a CDS encoding oxidoreductase, with translation MSVAGPITSQAANGKPRLAVFKFASCDGCQLSLLDCEDELLAIAGAVDIAHFLEATSHVEPGPYDVALVEGSITTEHDRQRIQHVREQSEFLITIGACATAGGIQSLKNWADHNEFLRCVYARPEFISTLSTSTPISDHVKVDFELRGCPINRYQLVDVLTSLIAGRKPRTPTHSVCLDCKRRGTVCVEVAQGIPCLGPVTQAGCGAICPAYDRGCYGCFGPAAQPNCNSLTGHFQRAGTGSRQLLPLLRNFNAAAPEFRDAGERLAASGTSSAADASSAGGSA, from the coding sequence GTGAGCGTCGCCGGTCCGATCACTTCCCAAGCCGCGAACGGCAAGCCCCGGCTGGCCGTGTTCAAGTTCGCGTCGTGCGACGGCTGCCAGTTGTCGCTGCTGGACTGCGAAGACGAACTGCTGGCGATTGCCGGAGCCGTCGACATCGCTCATTTTCTGGAAGCGACCAGCCATGTGGAACCCGGACCGTACGATGTCGCACTGGTCGAAGGTTCGATCACCACCGAACACGATCGTCAGCGAATTCAGCACGTGCGCGAACAGTCCGAATTTCTGATCACCATCGGAGCCTGTGCGACGGCGGGCGGCATTCAGTCGCTGAAGAACTGGGCCGATCACAATGAGTTTCTGCGGTGCGTGTATGCTCGGCCGGAGTTCATTTCCACGCTGTCCACTTCAACGCCGATTTCCGATCACGTCAAAGTCGACTTCGAACTGCGCGGCTGTCCGATCAACCGTTATCAGCTTGTCGACGTTCTGACATCGCTGATCGCCGGCCGGAAACCGCGCACGCCGACTCACAGCGTCTGTCTGGACTGCAAACGCCGCGGAACCGTTTGCGTGGAAGTCGCACAGGGCATTCCATGTCTCGGCCCGGTGACTCAGGCGGGTTGCGGAGCCATCTGTCCGGCCTACGATCGGGGCTGCTACGGCTGCTTTGGCCCGGCCGCCCAGCCGAACTGCAACAGTCTGACCGGTCATTTTCAACGCGCCGGAACCGGCAGCCGACAATTGCTGCCTCTGCTGCGCAATTTCAACGCCGCGGCTCCGGAATTTCGTGACGCCGGCGAACGACTGGCCGCATCCGGTACTTCGTCGGCAGCGGACGCGTCGTCAGCAGGAGGCTCCGCATGA
- a CDS encoding MIP family channel protein, protein MAGIPRACWRTSGQAAILRRFRVPGCPPRPFVHSQSQHSMKRLFAEAIGTFILVFAGTGAVVANDSHGGTIGHPGVALTFGLAVMSVIYAIGKFSGAHINPAVTIAFCAAGRFEGRKVVPYVISQCVGAIAASAVLRFFYPEHSTLGSTLPANGVSEMHAFVFEVLLTLILMFVVLNVSTGASEVGVMAGAAIGSVVAFEAMFAGPICGASMNPARSLGPALLSGNVSTLWIYLLAPVVGAQLAIPCFRCTQDE, encoded by the coding sequence ATTGCCGGCATCCCCCGCGCATGCTGGCGGACTTCCGGACAGGCGGCGATACTCCGGCGATTCCGTGTTCCAGGTTGTCCGCCGCGGCCCTTCGTCCACAGCCAAAGTCAGCACTCCATGAAGCGACTCTTTGCCGAAGCCATTGGTACATTCATTCTGGTCTTCGCTGGTACCGGAGCCGTCGTCGCCAACGATTCGCACGGCGGCACGATCGGCCATCCGGGAGTCGCGCTGACGTTCGGACTGGCGGTGATGTCGGTGATCTATGCGATCGGAAAATTTTCCGGAGCACACATCAATCCGGCCGTGACGATCGCCTTTTGCGCGGCGGGACGGTTTGAAGGACGGAAGGTCGTTCCCTACGTCATCAGTCAGTGTGTCGGGGCGATCGCGGCGAGTGCCGTGCTGCGGTTCTTCTACCCGGAACACTCCACTCTGGGCAGCACCCTGCCGGCCAACGGCGTTTCCGAAATGCATGCGTTCGTCTTCGAAGTGCTGCTGACTCTGATCCTGATGTTCGTCGTGCTGAATGTGTCGACGGGCGCCAGTGAAGTCGGCGTCATGGCGGGAGCTGCCATCGGTTCGGTTGTCGCCTTTGAAGCGATGTTCGCCGGCCCGATCTGCGGAGCGTCCATGAACCCCGCTCGATCACTTGGCCCCGCACTGCTGAGCGGAAATGTCAGCACTCTGTGGATCTACCTGCTGGCCCCTGTTGTCGGAGCACAGCTGGCGATCCCCTGCTTTCGATGTACGCAGGACGAATGA
- a CDS encoding Ni/Fe hydrogenase subunit alpha, with translation MTESRTIKVEALTRVEGEGGLHITLDGDTIRDVQLAIYEPPRFFEAFLRGRPLEEVPDITARICGICPVAYQMSAVHALERALGVAITPEIRRLRRLLYCGEWIESHALHMHLLHAPDFFGVDSGIDLAAKFPDEVNRGLRLKKHGNDLLEVLGGRAIHPINVAVGGFHRAPKREELQRLIPDFEWGLDAAIAATRWVATLDFPDFSRNYDLVALSHPDEYAMNEGRVASSSGTAIDVTDYEREFEERHIQHSTALHSVRRNSENGRSPTSYHVGPLARVALNFDRLSESARRTAQEVGFDASCRNPFQAIIARGLEVIHAYEEALSILRDYRPCQPPRIKYEYRESEGCAATEAPRGLIYHRYRVDGDGAVTFAKIVPPTSQNQMQIENDLRGWLPRILNPDDRQTAMDCERLIRCYDPCISCSTHFLTLTIDRVSP, from the coding sequence ATGACCGAATCCCGCACGATCAAAGTGGAAGCGCTGACACGCGTCGAAGGCGAAGGCGGTCTGCACATCACGCTGGACGGTGACACGATTCGTGACGTTCAGCTTGCGATCTACGAACCGCCGCGATTCTTCGAAGCGTTTCTGAGAGGACGCCCGCTGGAAGAAGTCCCGGACATCACCGCCAGAATCTGCGGCATCTGTCCGGTCGCCTATCAGATGAGCGCCGTGCATGCGCTTGAACGCGCGCTGGGTGTTGCGATCACTCCCGAAATTCGTCGGCTCCGACGACTCCTGTACTGTGGTGAATGGATCGAAAGCCACGCTTTGCACATGCATCTGCTGCATGCTCCGGATTTCTTCGGCGTCGACAGCGGTATCGACCTGGCCGCGAAGTTTCCGGATGAAGTCAACCGTGGTCTGAGGCTGAAGAAGCACGGCAATGACCTGCTGGAAGTGCTCGGCGGACGCGCGATTCATCCGATCAACGTTGCTGTCGGAGGATTCCACCGGGCTCCAAAGCGCGAGGAGCTGCAGCGTCTGATCCCTGATTTCGAATGGGGGCTGGACGCCGCGATTGCCGCGACAAGGTGGGTCGCGACGCTCGACTTCCCGGACTTTTCTCGCAACTACGACCTGGTCGCGCTGTCGCATCCGGATGAATATGCCATGAACGAAGGCCGCGTCGCGTCATCATCCGGCACGGCAATCGATGTCACCGACTACGAGCGCGAGTTCGAAGAGCGGCATATTCAACACAGCACGGCTCTGCATTCCGTGAGGCGCAATTCCGAAAACGGTAGATCGCCCACCAGCTACCACGTCGGCCCGCTGGCTCGCGTGGCCCTGAACTTCGACAGGCTCTCGGAATCGGCTCGCCGGACCGCGCAGGAAGTTGGGTTCGACGCGTCCTGCCGAAACCCGTTTCAGGCGATCATTGCTCGCGGCCTGGAAGTAATTCATGCCTACGAAGAAGCGCTTTCCATTCTGCGCGATTATCGACCGTGCCAGCCGCCGCGCATCAAGTACGAATACCGCGAATCCGAAGGCTGTGCCGCTACGGAAGCTCCCCGCGGGCTGATCTATCATCGTTACCGCGTTGACGGTGACGGCGCTGTGACGTTCGCGAAAATCGTCCCGCCGACATCGCAGAATCAGATGCAGATTGAGAACGACCTGCGTGGCTGGCTGCCGCGCATTCTGAATCCCGACGACCGACAGACGGCAATGGACTGCGAACGGCTGATCCGGTGCTACGATCCGTGCATCAGTTGCTCAACCCATTTTCTGACGCTGACAATTGACCGGGTCTCGCCATGA
- a CDS encoding 4Fe-4S dicluster domain-containing protein: MSEHAVDTADRFLPTEHLQSLIAALADDGYQVIGPKIDQNAIVYEEIFSADDLPRGWTDRQEPGNYRLERRNDDGFFGYVVGPHSWKRFLFPPLTTVATADRTENGWTLATPDEPPPKFAFLGVRACELAAMKIQDRVFTGGPYVDPIYQRRRDAAFVVAVNCTMAASTCFCTSMNTGPRCIDGFDLAMTEISGGFVVEAGSDLGSQLLDQLPVVPVASEQTSAAETARAQAVDQIQKSLDTDGIRDLLLNNPEHPRWQEIATRCLSCTNCTMVCPTCFCSTVTEVSDLTGDHIDRQRQWDSCFNIDFSYMNGAIVRNDVRSRFRQWLTHKLASWHDQFGTSGCVGCGRCITWCPVGIDLTEEIAAMQTVPDRTDECTALPESAP; encoded by the coding sequence ATGTCTGAACACGCTGTTGACACCGCCGACCGGTTTCTGCCGACCGAACACCTGCAGTCGCTGATTGCTGCGCTGGCTGACGATGGCTACCAGGTCATCGGGCCAAAGATCGACCAGAACGCAATCGTCTACGAGGAAATCTTTTCGGCCGACGATCTGCCGCGAGGCTGGACGGATCGGCAGGAACCCGGCAACTACCGGCTGGAACGAAGAAACGACGACGGATTCTTCGGCTACGTCGTCGGACCCCATTCGTGGAAACGGTTCCTGTTTCCGCCTCTGACAACCGTCGCCACCGCTGACCGCACGGAAAACGGCTGGACCCTGGCGACTCCCGACGAACCCCCGCCGAAGTTTGCGTTTCTTGGCGTGCGAGCCTGCGAGCTGGCGGCGATGAAGATTCAGGACCGCGTGTTCACGGGCGGTCCCTACGTCGATCCGATCTACCAGCGGCGCCGCGACGCCGCGTTCGTTGTCGCTGTCAACTGCACGATGGCCGCGTCGACGTGCTTCTGCACTTCGATGAACACGGGGCCTCGGTGCATTGACGGCTTCGATCTCGCGATGACGGAAATTTCCGGCGGGTTCGTTGTCGAAGCGGGCTCAGATCTCGGATCACAGTTGCTGGATCAGCTGCCCGTCGTACCCGTCGCGTCGGAGCAGACCTCGGCGGCAGAAACGGCTCGCGCGCAGGCCGTTGACCAGATTCAGAAGTCGCTGGACACCGACGGAATCCGCGACTTGCTGCTGAACAATCCGGAACATCCGCGATGGCAGGAAATCGCGACGCGGTGTCTTTCCTGCACGAACTGCACGATGGTCTGCCCGACGTGTTTCTGTTCAACCGTAACGGAAGTTTCCGACCTGACGGGAGACCACATCGACCGTCAGCGGCAGTGGGATTCGTGCTTCAACATCGATTTCAGCTACATGAACGGTGCCATCGTCCGCAACGACGTGCGCAGCCGGTTTCGGCAGTGGCTGACTCACAAGCTGGCATCGTGGCACGACCAGTTCGGCACGTCCGGCTGTGTCGGCTGCGGTCGCTGCATCACCTGGTGCCCGGTCGGCATCGATCTGACGGAAGAAATCGCGGCGATGCAGACAGTGCCGGATCGCACAGACGAATGCACAGCCCTGCCGGAAAGCGCGCCATGA
- a CDS encoding hydrogenase maturation protease, which translates to MTTRPRILLVGLGSAHGDDQIGWLIVNAVSESLRDNPDVMVRKAALPLDILDWLDGIGILHVCDASRDDSPPGTIHRLEVTDCGSLDSAILPEIRRLRCGGSHDYGLGPVLDLAARLGRLPQRIVVHAVTGREFHTQDCLSDGLTDVLPKITQSILNELNDARNVSGAIAADAG; encoded by the coding sequence ATGACGACACGACCACGCATCCTGCTGGTGGGACTGGGCAGCGCTCACGGTGACGATCAGATCGGCTGGCTGATCGTGAATGCTGTGTCCGAAAGTCTGCGCGACAATCCTGACGTGATGGTTCGCAAGGCCGCACTGCCGCTGGATATCCTGGACTGGCTGGACGGCATTGGAATTCTGCACGTCTGTGATGCCAGCCGCGATGACTCACCGCCTGGCACGATTCATCGGCTGGAAGTCACGGACTGCGGTTCGCTTGACTCGGCGATTCTGCCGGAAATTCGACGCCTGCGGTGCGGCGGCAGCCATGACTACGGACTCGGTCCCGTGCTGGATCTTGCTGCGCGGCTGGGACGACTTCCTCAGCGGATTGTTGTGCATGCCGTCACTGGCCGCGAGTTTCATACACAGGACTGTTTGTCCGATGGACTGACGGATGTCCTGCCGAAGATTACGCAGTCCATTCTGAATGAATTGAATGATGCACGAAATGTCTCTGGTGCGATCGCTGCTGACGCAGGTTGA
- a CDS encoding Crp/Fnr family transcriptional regulator — MTIAETNISDLLRSVQFLDELSPGDLAKIAEIAAIENLAKSTVLFQEGTACESLYVVADGMIGLDMCMPRRGCMRMLTVGPGEIVGWSALLADARMTARAVVVEDVILIAFPARQLQELCDADHDIGYVVMKQVAMAMSRRLLATRLQQLDLFIETSS, encoded by the coding sequence ATGACGATCGCCGAAACGAATATTTCCGACCTGCTCAGAAGTGTGCAATTTCTGGACGAATTGTCGCCGGGTGATCTGGCGAAGATCGCAGAAATCGCAGCGATCGAGAACCTGGCGAAGTCGACCGTCCTGTTTCAGGAAGGAACCGCATGCGAATCGCTGTACGTTGTCGCCGACGGAATGATTGGCCTGGACATGTGCATGCCGCGTCGGGGATGCATGAGAATGCTGACCGTCGGACCGGGCGAGATTGTCGGCTGGTCCGCGCTGCTGGCAGACGCTCGAATGACGGCTCGCGCTGTTGTCGTGGAAGATGTCATTCTGATTGCGTTTCCGGCCCGGCAGTTGCAGGAACTTTGTGACGCGGATCACGACATCGGCTACGTCGTGATGAAACAGGTCGCCATGGCCATGTCCCGTCGCCTGCTGGCAACTCGCCTGCAGCAGCTTGATCTGTTCATTGAAACCAGTTCCTAA
- a CDS encoding LUD domain-containing protein — translation MNNDTSADASRGAIFRKLRSALPQASPLPDLADAGPWQSFDDPADHFASVLKSVGGRFVRVATVAEADAELRKLDVWQSAKVRFSAIAGLGDSTFEEAAVDDPHDLENVDFAILPGHFGVAENGAVWVTDEGVRHRVLYFIPQHIAIVIPGSKIVHNMHEAYGQIDVGRYAFAAFISGPSKTADIEQSLVIGAHGARSLTVFGIDEWQAGN, via the coding sequence GTGAACAATGACACATCCGCCGACGCGTCACGCGGCGCCATTTTTCGTAAGCTGCGTTCCGCGCTGCCTCAGGCGTCACCGCTGCCGGATCTTGCCGATGCGGGCCCGTGGCAGAGTTTTGACGACCCGGCGGATCACTTTGCCAGCGTGCTGAAGTCCGTCGGCGGACGATTCGTCCGTGTCGCAACGGTTGCCGAGGCCGATGCGGAATTGCGGAAGCTGGATGTCTGGCAGTCGGCGAAGGTCCGCTTTTCGGCCATCGCCGGGCTGGGGGATTCGACGTTTGAGGAAGCAGCGGTCGACGATCCTCACGACCTGGAAAACGTCGACTTCGCCATCCTGCCGGGCCACTTCGGCGTGGCGGAAAACGGAGCCGTCTGGGTCACCGATGAAGGCGTCAGACATCGAGTGCTGTACTTCATTCCGCAGCACATCGCGATCGTGATTCCCGGTTCGAAAATCGTCCACAACATGCACGAAGCGTACGGTCAGATCGATGTCGGCCGGTACGCGTTTGCGGCGTTTATTTCCGGGCCGTCCAAGACTGCGGACATCGAACAATCGCTGGTCATCGGAGCTCACGGAGCACGTTCGCTGACGGTGTTCGGGATTGACGAATGGCAGGCCGGGAATTGA